The Phlebotomus papatasi isolate M1 chromosome 3, Ppap_2.1, whole genome shotgun sequence genomic sequence AGTGCTCCTGGACATGGGATTCTCCAGAGAAAGAATGTAAGTTTGCCATTGAGGTTAGGTTTCTGTTTATAAATgtctctggatttttttttcgggggCTTTCTGAGTAATATTTTTCCTATTGCAGTGAGCGGGCTTTGGCGGTGACTAATAATAAAGGTGTGGAGCCTGCTATGGAATGGTTGCTGGCCCATGCTGATGATGAGTTGCCAAATGAAGTTGTGACAAGTCCTCCAACCGGCACAGCAGAATCTGTTCCAGCAGAGCTCCCACAATCCACTGAGCAAGGCAAGGTGGATGAAGCTGAAGGCAAAACAGAGGGGAATGACGAAACTGTGGCAAAATCTATCAAATGTGACGAATGTGGACGACAATTCCGATCATCTGTGGAAGTTGAATATCATGCAGTAAAATCTGGACATTCAAGCTTTTCCGAGTCCACGGAGGAAAAGAAACCCCTGACTGAGGAGGAAAAGAAGGCACAATTGGCAGCACTTGAGGAGAAGCTGAAACAAAAGCGCCTGGAAAGGGAGGAAAAGGAGAAACTTGAGGCTTTGGATAGGGAAAAGACACGTATTCGATCCGGCAAGGATCTCCTAGAAGCACGTAGGAAGATGGAGGAAATTGAGATGGCTAAGATAATTGAGACGCGCAAGAGGGAAAAAATTGAGGAGAAAATGGCCAAGGAGAGGGTTAGAGCACAAATTGCAGCAGATAAGGAAGCACGGAGAGCTAAAATGGCAGGTGAAACTCCACCAAATCCAAGTGCTCCTGTTGTTGAACATGCCACACCATCGTCATCCACATCGATGGGAAACACTCCACCGAAGAAGTACTCCAGCACAAAGATTCAAATACGCCTGCCGGACGGAAGTTCTGTGGTGGAGACATTTGATGCCAAGGAGCAATTATCGGCTGTGCGATTGTTTATTCAACTCAAACAGGGCATCGAAGTCCCTTTCCGCCTAATGACATCCTTCCCGCGAAAGGTTTTCGACGAGGAGGACTTTGAGAAGCCACTGGAAGTACTCGGTAAGTctatttccttttatttttcagaGTCTTATGTAGGTCCTTGAAATTTACGTTGATACCTCcagatttgataaaaaaatatgaatcttttaaaatgttacaactttcaaaaacattaaaaaaaaaattgtggagcTATCATTCAGGCACTgaagtccaaaaaaaaaaataattttacaatttaaaaagttggcaaagcgtcccagctttgcggagtgctcgcaCTCACGAGAAATAGCTATTCGTGTATTATCatttcgcatgctttttgggtagATACCGCTTTAATACcgattaaaaattattgataaattaaaaaaaagcattccaGAATAAGAAATTCCCTTAGAAAATTAAGTtctagaataaataaaaataaataaataagagaaaagtACCAATTTACGGATATACTACCGATTCACTACTGGATTAAGTCTGATGCAGTCGAGTTGGAAACTtcaagatctttaaaaaaaaattcaaatttaagcaaatggTTTGAGAAATACGCCATACAAAGGGGTTAaactttgatgttcgaaaatcgacatcgaaatggttttcgaaaatAGGAGTCCAAGGATTTGAAATAtccgccttgactacctctaaaacatattcgaaaatggaAGAAATCgcaggagccgttttcgaaataaacacaaagacatggttttggaggggtggaaggggtgggggaaaagaaaaaaagggtgTCCTCGGTAATGTTGCCTTATGGGAGAGATTTCGAAGAACCaaggtcgatatctcttaccgtttggcctctagtcgtgtcacaagctttcgaaaaaatataaaaaaatatatttgaatttttttttgagaaagatacatTAATTTCGGGTATTATACCGACTCATGACCacttaagtccgatgcagtcgggttggaaatttcaagatttttcaaaaaaaaatccaaatttaagcaaaatggttgaaaaataggccctccaaagtggttaaaatttaaatgtcgaaaattcgatatagaAATGGTTTTTGAACATAATGACCTCTACagattagagaaatttatgtccatattgaagcgtttttcctacacaagcgtagggaatttgtttcaatatggacataaatttgtctagtgtgtagaggtcataagtGTCCACTGACGAAATATTCGCATTGGctgcctctaaaacatattcgaaaatgaaagaaaccgTGGGAGCTGTTTTCCAAATATaccaaaaaacatggagaaGGGGGTTTGGTGGAAAAGGAagaagactgtcctagata encodes the following:
- the LOC129805474 gene encoding UBX domain-containing protein 1 isoform X1 translates to MSDVQVLLDMGFSRERIERALAVTNNKGVEPAMEWLLAHADDELPNEVVTSPPTGTAESVPAELPQSTEQGKVDEAEGKTEGNDETVAKSIKCDECGRQFRSSVEVEYHAVKSGHSSFSESTEEKKPLTEEEKKAQLAALEEKLKQKRLEREEKEKLEALDREKTRIRSGKDLLEARRKMEEIEMAKIIETRKREKIEEKMAKERVRAQIAADKEARRAKMAGETPPNPSAPVVEHATPSSSTSMGNTPPKKYSSTKIQIRLPDGSSVVETFDAKEQLSAVRLFIQLKQGIEVPFRLMTSFPRKVFDEEDFEKPLEVLGKSISFYFSESYVGP
- the LOC129805474 gene encoding UBX domain-containing protein 1 isoform X2, with protein sequence MSDVQVLLDMGFSRERIERALAVTNNKGVEPAMEWLLAHADDELPNEVVTSPPTGTAESVPAELPQSTEQGKVDEAEGKTEGNDETVAKSIKCDECGRQFRSSVEVEYHAVKSGHSSFSESTEEKKPLTEEEKKAQLAALEEKLKQKRLEREEKEKLEALDREKTRIRSGKDLLEARRKMEEIEMAKIIETRKREKIEEKMAKERVRAQIAADKEARRAKMAGETPPNPSAPVVEHATPSSSTSMGNTPPKKYSSTKIQIRLPDGSSVVETFDAKEQLSAVRLFIQLKQGIEVPFRLMTSFPRKVFDEEDFEKPLEVLGLVPSSVVIVTK